From a region of the Bradyrhizobium manausense genome:
- a CDS encoding DUF6894 family protein, whose translation MPKYFFNTRIGDELIVDPDGEDLRNPDRAWEVARQMILEVVKSEGAQPALLEAVIEVTDDDGEIVLEFPFSEALLDMPDASATRH comes from the coding sequence ATGCCCAAATACTTCTTCAACACCCGTATCGGCGATGAATTGATCGTGGATCCTGATGGCGAGGATCTGCGCAACCCTGATCGCGCATGGGAGGTCGCCCGCCAGATGATCCTGGAGGTGGTTAAGTCCGAAGGCGCCCAGCCGGCCCTGCTCGAGGCGGTCATCGAGGTGACCGACGACGACGGCGAGATCGTGCTGGAGTTTCCCTTCAGCGAGGCCCTGCTGGACATGCCGGACGCATCAGCGACGCGGCATTGA
- the pip gene encoding prolyl aminopeptidase, translating to MPDADAGTSARRADPFAPLTSDMLDVGDGHELYVESVGRADGTPAVYLHGGPGSGCQPDHRRLFDPERMHAVLFDQRGCGRSRPKGSREHNTTAHLIADMEKIREKFGFERWMVVGGSWGATLALAYAQAHPERVSGIALRATFLGTQAEVETAFTSRLAQFYPALHEDFLSVLPPEERARPVEAYYRRILDADPAVHGPASRAWHDTERALSEHKAAKTRIDLASLNVWRTLPATPFMEAHYFVNNSFMSEDQLLRNAGRLAGISGIIVQGRYDLLCPPETSQALAKVWPGSEVRIVEEAGHSLYDAGVRDAVMKSIADLASKAAR from the coding sequence ATGCCTGACGCCGACGCAGGCACGTCCGCCAGACGCGCCGATCCCTTTGCGCCGCTGACCTCCGACATGCTCGACGTCGGCGACGGCCATGAGCTCTATGTCGAGAGCGTCGGCCGCGCTGACGGCACCCCCGCGGTCTATCTGCATGGCGGCCCCGGCAGCGGCTGCCAGCCCGATCATCGCCGGTTGTTTGATCCCGAGCGTATGCATGCCGTGCTGTTCGACCAGCGCGGCTGCGGCCGTAGCCGCCCGAAAGGATCGCGCGAGCACAACACGACGGCGCATCTGATCGCGGACATGGAAAAGATCCGCGAGAAATTCGGCTTCGAACGCTGGATGGTGGTCGGCGGCTCCTGGGGCGCGACGCTGGCGCTGGCGTACGCGCAGGCCCATCCCGAGCGTGTCTCCGGCATTGCGCTGCGCGCGACCTTCCTGGGCACGCAGGCCGAGGTCGAGACTGCCTTCACCTCGCGGCTCGCACAATTCTATCCGGCGCTGCACGAGGATTTTCTCAGCGTGCTGCCGCCGGAGGAGCGCGCGCGACCTGTGGAAGCCTATTATCGCCGCATCCTCGATGCGGATCCCGCCGTGCATGGACCGGCCTCGCGCGCATGGCATGACACCGAGCGCGCTCTGTCGGAGCACAAGGCGGCCAAGACGCGCATCGATCTCGCTTCGCTGAACGTCTGGCGCACGCTGCCGGCAACGCCGTTCATGGAGGCGCATTATTTCGTCAACAACTCCTTCATGAGCGAGGACCAGTTGCTGCGAAACGCTGGGCGGCTCGCCGGCATTTCCGGCATCATCGTGCAGGGCCGCTACGATCTGCTGTGCCCTCCCGAGACATCGCAGGCGCTCGCGAAAGTGTGGCCGGGTTCCGAGGTCAGGATCGTGGAAGAAGCCGGACATTCGCTCTATGATGCCGGCGTGCGGGACGCGGTCATGAAGTCGATCGCCGACCTCGCGTCGAAGGCCGCGCGCTAG
- a CDS encoding DUF3297 family protein, which produces MSETSMSDEFPDRLSVDPNSPYYNADILSRDVGIRFKGVEKTNVEEYCISEGWVRVAAGNAKDRYGNQLTIKVHGPVEPYFRDKK; this is translated from the coding sequence ATGAGCGAGACATCAATGAGCGACGAATTTCCGGACCGCCTGTCGGTCGACCCCAACAGCCCCTATTACAACGCGGACATCCTGTCGCGCGACGTCGGCATCCGCTTCAAGGGCGTCGAGAAGACCAATGTCGAGGAGTACTGCATCAGCGAAGGCTGGGTCCGCGTCGCCGCCGGCAATGCCAAGGACCGCTACGGCAATCAGCTGACCATCAAGGTGCACGGGCCGGTGGAGCCGTACTTCCGGGATAAAAAGTAA
- the pqqC gene encoding pyrroloquinoline-quinone synthase PqqC: protein MNAALMTGMTALSVGKDIRLNSAEELEATLRHIGATRYHSLHPFHKLLHGGKLNKGQVQAWALNRYYYQSTIPIKDAVVISRFRDRATRLEWRHRIEDHDGDVGSEGGIERWLKLTEGLGLDTAYVESTEGILPATRFAVEAYVHYCREKSPLEAIASSLTELFAPNLHEERISGMLEHYDFVNPDIMSYFKRRLAQAPRDAGFALDYVKAHATTPEQRALVCNALIFKTNVLWVQLDALQHAYVEGNIPPGAFVPKAG, encoded by the coding sequence GTGAATGCCGCGTTGATGACTGGAATGACTGCGCTCTCTGTCGGCAAGGACATCCGCCTCAACTCGGCCGAAGAGCTGGAAGCGACGCTGCGCCATATCGGCGCGACGCGCTATCACAGCCTGCATCCGTTCCATAAGCTCCTGCATGGCGGCAAGCTGAACAAGGGCCAGGTGCAGGCCTGGGCGCTGAACCGCTACTATTACCAGAGCACGATCCCGATCAAGGATGCGGTGGTGATCTCGCGCTTCCGCGACCGCGCCACGCGGCTGGAATGGCGCCACCGCATCGAGGACCATGACGGTGATGTCGGCTCCGAGGGCGGCATCGAGCGCTGGCTGAAGCTGACCGAAGGCCTCGGTCTCGACACGGCCTACGTGGAATCGACCGAAGGCATTTTGCCGGCGACGCGCTTTGCGGTGGAGGCTTACGTCCACTATTGCCGCGAAAAGAGCCCGCTGGAGGCGATCGCCTCCTCGCTCACCGAGCTGTTCGCGCCGAACCTGCACGAAGAGCGCATCTCCGGCATGCTGGAGCACTACGACTTCGTCAATCCTGATATCATGAGCTACTTCAAGCGCCGCCTCGCGCAGGCGCCGCGCGACGCCGGGTTTGCGCTCGACTATGTCAAGGCGCACGCGACGACGCCGGAACAGCGCGCGCTTGTGTGCAACGCGCTGATCTTCAAGACCAACGTGTTGTGGGTGCAACTCGACGCGCTCCAGCACGCCTATGTCGAAGGCAACATTCCGCCGGGCGCGTTCGTGCCCAAAGCGGGTTGA
- the pqqD gene encoding pyrroloquinoline quinone biosynthesis peptide chaperone PqqD, with product MAGPRNISVSEASRPVLPRHAKLKYDETRKVWVILAPERVLAPDEIAVEVLQLCDGKRSVGDVSDLLAAKYAAPREAILTDVIVMLQDLADKGFLTEIREKTP from the coding sequence ATGGCCGGGCCGCGGAACATCAGCGTCAGCGAGGCAAGCCGCCCCGTGCTGCCGCGGCATGCCAAGCTGAAATATGACGAGACGCGGAAAGTCTGGGTGATCCTGGCGCCGGAACGCGTGCTGGCGCCTGACGAGATCGCGGTCGAGGTCTTGCAGCTCTGCGACGGAAAGCGCAGTGTCGGCGACGTATCCGATCTGCTGGCGGCGAAATACGCGGCCCCTCGCGAGGCGATCCTCACTGATGTCATCGTCATGCTGCAGGACCTTGCCGACAAGGGCTTCCTCACCGAGATCAGGGAGAAGACGCCATGA
- a CDS encoding glutathione peroxidase, translated as MSVIYDFKANSLAGDEVSMRHYEGQVLLIVNTASKCGFTPQYRGLEDLHRDLSPRGFAVLGFPCNQFGAQEPGPAAEIHAFCSTNYDVTFPLFEKIDVNGAHAHPLYEYLKRQQSGLLGASIKWNFTKFLVDRAGQVIARYAPTARPEGLRQKIETLL; from the coding sequence ATGTCGGTGATCTACGACTTCAAGGCCAATTCGCTTGCCGGCGATGAGGTGTCGATGCGTCATTACGAGGGGCAGGTGCTGCTGATCGTCAACACCGCGAGCAAATGCGGCTTCACGCCGCAATATCGCGGGCTCGAGGATCTGCATCGCGACCTCTCGCCGCGCGGCTTCGCGGTGCTCGGCTTTCCCTGCAACCAGTTCGGCGCGCAGGAGCCGGGACCGGCAGCCGAGATCCACGCGTTCTGCTCCACCAACTACGACGTCACCTTTCCCTTGTTCGAAAAGATCGACGTCAACGGCGCCCACGCCCATCCCTTGTATGAGTACCTGAAACGCCAGCAATCCGGACTGCTGGGCGCCTCCATCAAATGGAATTTCACCAAATTCCTGGTGGACCGTGCCGGCCAGGTGATCGCGCGCTACGCGCCGACCGCGCGGCCGGAAGGATTGCGGCAGAAGATCGAGACCCTGTTATGA
- the pqqE gene encoding pyrroloquinoline quinone biosynthesis protein PqqE → MSDVLPTIPPDTSDSLAVLEKSRSTAETFGIPLAVLLEITHRCPLQCPYCSNPVELDRSGKELTTDEWKKVLSELAEIGVLQVHFSGGEPTARKDLVELVKHASDVGLYTNLITSAVLLTRERLSELADAGLCHVQISFQGIEEGLADRVAGYKGGHRKKLEVAKWTRELDLPLTVNAVMHRQNLHQLPDIIQMSVDLDADRLEVANVQYYGWALKNRAALMPTVAQLEECTRIVEEARERLKGTLAIDYVVPDYYALRPKKCMGGWGRQFFNISPAGKVLPCHAAESITGLDFESVRSNHSIAWIWQNSDAFNRYRGTGWMKEPCKSCEFREIDFGGCRCQAFALTGDAANTDPACALSPLHETIFKQAEREAEGETNRFLYRNFAGGTPESDKNA, encoded by the coding sequence ATGAGCGATGTGCTCCCGACTATTCCGCCTGATACCAGCGACAGCCTCGCGGTGCTCGAGAAGAGCCGCTCGACGGCAGAGACATTTGGTATTCCGCTCGCGGTGCTGCTCGAGATCACCCATCGCTGCCCGCTGCAATGTCCGTACTGTTCCAACCCGGTCGAGCTCGATCGCTCCGGCAAGGAGCTGACCACGGACGAATGGAAGAAGGTGCTGAGCGAGCTCGCCGAGATCGGCGTGCTGCAGGTGCATTTCTCCGGCGGCGAGCCGACCGCGCGGAAGGACCTGGTCGAGCTGGTCAAGCATGCAAGCGACGTCGGGCTCTATACCAATCTGATCACTTCGGCCGTGCTGCTGACGCGCGAACGGTTGAGCGAGCTCGCGGACGCCGGGCTCTGCCATGTCCAGATCTCGTTCCAGGGCATCGAAGAGGGCCTCGCTGATCGCGTCGCCGGCTACAAGGGCGGCCATCGCAAGAAGCTCGAAGTCGCGAAATGGACGCGCGAACTCGATCTGCCGCTCACCGTGAACGCGGTGATGCACCGGCAGAACTTGCATCAGCTCCCCGACATCATCCAGATGTCTGTCGATCTCGATGCCGACCGGCTCGAGGTCGCCAATGTCCAGTATTACGGCTGGGCGCTGAAGAATCGCGCTGCGTTGATGCCGACGGTGGCGCAGCTCGAGGAATGCACCCGCATTGTCGAGGAGGCGCGCGAGCGGCTGAAGGGCACGCTCGCGATCGACTACGTCGTTCCCGATTATTACGCGCTGCGCCCGAAGAAATGCATGGGCGGCTGGGGCCGGCAGTTTTTCAACATCTCGCCGGCCGGCAAGGTGCTGCCCTGCCACGCCGCCGAGAGCATCACCGGGCTCGACTTCGAGTCGGTCCGCTCCAACCATTCGATCGCCTGGATCTGGCAGAACTCCGACGCCTTCAACAGATATCGCGGCACCGGCTGGATGAAGGAGCCGTGCAAGAGTTGCGAATTCCGCGAGATCGATTTCGGCGGCTGCCGCTGCCAGGCCTTCGCGCTCACCGGTGACGCCGCCAACACCGATCCGGCCTGCGCGCTGTCGCCGCTGCACGAGACCATCTTCAAGCAGGCCGAGCGCGAGGCCGAGGGCGAGACCAACCGCTTCCTCTACCGCAATTTCGCCGGCGGCACTCCGGAATCCGACAAGAATGCCTGA
- the pqqA gene encoding pyrroloquinoline quinone precursor peptide PqqA, translated as MAWKAPKIVEVPCGMEINMYVSATRK; from the coding sequence ATGGCCTGGAAAGCCCCGAAGATCGTCGAAGTGCCGTGCGGCATGGAAATCAACATGTATGTGAGCGCCACCCGCAAATAA
- the pqqB gene encoding pyrroloquinoline quinone biosynthesis protein PqqB: protein MLRVVVLGAGAGGGVPQWNCGCEGCRAARTFGHELYRTQASVAFSGDGEHWFLINASPDLRQQLNATPQLHPKAGALRHTPVSGVILTNSEVDAVAGLLSMREGSPFTVYAHEKVLAILASNSIFNVLNEKNVRRQPIDIREPFEPRLPDGARSGLEVMPFAVPGKSAWYLEGKAHPGGESGDGDTLGLKITDKSTGKCFYFIAACAEVTDALKAEIDGAALVFFDGTVWQDDEMIKAGLGHKTGKSMGHVAMSGADGAIARLADLKLDRKIFLHINNSNPALLPDTPQRKTVEAAGWQIPADGTEIVL from the coding sequence ATGCTTCGCGTCGTCGTCCTGGGCGCCGGGGCTGGCGGCGGAGTCCCGCAATGGAATTGCGGTTGCGAGGGCTGCCGGGCGGCCCGCACCTTTGGACATGAGCTTTATCGAACCCAGGCCTCGGTCGCCTTCAGCGGCGACGGCGAGCACTGGTTCCTGATCAACGCCTCGCCTGATCTGCGCCAGCAATTGAATGCCACGCCGCAGCTGCATCCGAAGGCAGGCGCGCTGCGCCATACGCCTGTATCAGGCGTGATCCTGACCAACAGCGAAGTCGATGCGGTGGCGGGCCTGCTATCGATGCGCGAGGGCTCGCCCTTCACGGTCTATGCGCATGAAAAGGTGCTGGCGATCCTGGCCAGCAACAGCATCTTCAATGTGCTCAACGAGAAGAACGTCAGGCGTCAGCCTATCGACATCCGCGAGCCGTTCGAGCCGCGATTGCCTGATGGTGCGCGCTCAGGTCTCGAAGTGATGCCCTTCGCTGTGCCGGGCAAATCGGCGTGGTATCTCGAAGGCAAGGCGCATCCCGGTGGCGAGAGCGGCGACGGCGATACGCTGGGCCTGAAGATCACCGACAAATCGACCGGCAAGTGTTTCTACTTCATTGCCGCCTGCGCCGAGGTCACCGATGCGCTCAAGGCCGAGATCGACGGCGCTGCGCTGGTGTTCTTCGACGGCACGGTCTGGCAGGACGACGAGATGATCAAGGCCGGGCTCGGCCACAAAACCGGCAAGAGCATGGGCCATGTCGCGATGTCGGGCGCCGACGGCGCGATCGCGCGGCTCGCCGATCTCAAGCTCGACAGGAAGATATTTCTGCATATCAATAACTCGAATCCGGCGCTGCTGCCTGATACGCCTCAACGCAAGACGGTCGAGGCCGCGGGCTGGCAGATTCCCGCCGATGGAACGGAGATCGTGCTGTGA
- a CDS encoding amidase family protein, with product MQDLWRLSAADLATLVRSKKVSAKEAAKAGLARLDAVNPALNAVIDHRPEDVLKQADAVDAAIARGEDPGVLAGVPVTIKANVDQEGFATTNGLKLQRDLIAREDNPVVANFRKAGAILLGRTNCPAFSYRWFTTNLVHGDTKNPRDASLTPGGSSGGAGSAVAAGIGHIAHGTDIAGSIRYPAYACGVHGLRPTLGRIPAFNPALPERPIGPQIMAVSGPLARTVNDLRISLAAMSARDVRDPWYVPAPLQGPVVPKRAAICLNPDGLATTPEVKAAVTDAGKRLERAGWTVDVIENTPPMREAVEWQRKLWLGEAYEAQLEMAEREGDPGALACLRGNRAKVTPMDQANYAQALTRRATFTRDWMVFFEKYAVVLTPVSGELPFPDHLDRKDAESFERVWEAQMPQIATPFMGLPGLVVSTGLVGKAPVGVHIVSGRYREDLCLLAGEAIEAGGVPPSPIDPVG from the coding sequence ATGCAAGATCTCTGGCGCCTGTCGGCCGCCGACCTCGCCACCCTCGTCAGGTCCAAGAAAGTATCGGCAAAGGAGGCCGCAAAGGCCGGCCTCGCGCGCCTCGACGCGGTCAATCCCGCGCTCAACGCGGTGATCGACCACCGGCCGGAGGATGTGCTCAAGCAGGCTGACGCGGTCGATGCTGCCATCGCCAGGGGGGAAGATCCCGGCGTGCTGGCCGGCGTGCCCGTCACCATCAAGGCCAATGTCGACCAGGAGGGCTTTGCCACCACCAACGGCCTCAAGCTGCAGCGCGACCTGATTGCGCGCGAGGACAATCCGGTGGTCGCCAATTTCCGCAAAGCGGGCGCCATTCTCCTTGGCCGCACCAATTGCCCGGCCTTTTCCTACCGCTGGTTCACCACCAACCTCGTCCATGGCGACACCAAGAATCCGCGCGACGCCTCGCTGACCCCGGGCGGCTCGTCCGGCGGTGCCGGCTCGGCGGTTGCGGCCGGCATCGGCCATATCGCCCACGGCACCGACATCGCCGGCTCGATCCGCTATCCCGCCTATGCCTGCGGCGTGCATGGCCTCCGCCCGACCCTGGGCCGCATCCCCGCTTTCAATCCCGCGCTGCCGGAGCGCCCGATCGGGCCGCAGATCATGGCGGTGTCCGGCCCGCTCGCCCGCACGGTCAACGATCTCAGGATTTCGCTCGCCGCCATGTCGGCGCGCGATGTGCGCGATCCCTGGTATGTGCCGGCGCCGCTGCAAGGCCCGGTCGTGCCGAAGCGCGCCGCGATCTGCCTCAACCCGGATGGCCTCGCGACCACGCCGGAAGTGAAGGCCGCCGTGACCGATGCCGGCAAGCGGCTCGAGCGTGCGGGCTGGACCGTCGATGTGATCGAGAACACCCCGCCGATGCGCGAAGCCGTCGAGTGGCAGCGAAAACTCTGGCTCGGGGAAGCCTATGAGGCGCAGCTGGAAATGGCGGAGCGCGAGGGCGATCCCGGCGCGCTGGCGTGCCTGCGCGGCAACCGCGCCAAGGTCACGCCGATGGACCAGGCGAATTACGCGCAAGCGCTGACGCGCCGTGCCACGTTCACACGCGACTGGATGGTGTTCTTTGAAAAATACGCCGTGGTGCTGACGCCTGTTTCGGGCGAGCTGCCGTTCCCCGATCATCTCGACCGCAAGGATGCTGAGTCCTTCGAGCGGGTCTGGGAAGCGCAGATGCCGCAGATCGCCACGCCCTTCATGGGGCTGCCGGGCCTGGTCGTCTCGACCGGTCTCGTCGGCAAGGCGCCGGTCGGTGTGCACATCGTCTCCGGCCGCTACCGCGAGGATCTCTGTCTTCTCGCCGGCGAAGCGATCGAGGCGGGCGGCGTGCCGCCGTCGCCGATCGATCCCGTGGGTTAG